The following proteins are encoded in a genomic region of Rhinolophus ferrumequinum isolate MPI-CBG mRhiFer1 chromosome 17, mRhiFer1_v1.p, whole genome shotgun sequence:
- the LOC117037180 gene encoding dolichyl-diphosphooligosaccharide--protein glycosyltransferase subunit 4 — MITDVQLAIFANMLGVSLFLLVVLYHYVAVNNPKKQE, encoded by the coding sequence ATGATCACAGACGTGCAGCTCGCCATCTTCGCCAACATGCTGGGCGTGTCGCTCTTCCTGCTTGTCGTTCTCTATCACTACGTGGCCGTCAACAATCCCAAGAAGCAGGAATGA